Proteins found in one Triticum urartu cultivar G1812 chromosome 4, Tu2.1, whole genome shotgun sequence genomic segment:
- the LOC125554586 gene encoding protein FAR1-RELATED SEQUENCE 5-like, with protein sequence MALRENSSSSEHVLRLSGYYNCLNQVGVNLPDKIFQEKGKGKKGNFKKNGKQVAAQVKKPKSGPKPETKCFYCKGTGHIGVKRMKKLHTDGLLEPLDYESLGTCEPCLMGKMTKTPFSGTMERATDLLKIIHTDVCGPMNVEARGGVRIRKAPAERELNPNRKSALELSMRAFILKRDGNVVNPAVRSSFDSLGEAYQFYNLYSWELGFGIRYSKSRLNVERVKCMQEIVCGCAGKPERENTRSTRCGCAARIRLLRSDDNGWYISEHRAAHNHSLSSTCGEKMHWPSHRLIDRYTKDLVRQLRENNVSLGKVFSIVGSFFRTVDNVPFTKRSLKTLCCKLNKEQSDSDARKTMDILAEMKAKDPEFNYTVQVDDENQARSMELAIETEMPNTTHRWCKWHVLKKAKESMGVLWSKKTDFKSEFHKLVHHMVTEQEFEDGWSAMLDKYSLRILCFDMFQSGVLLRVNLPIERHASKIYTRAMFEQFGDALYKAGVYELDVVVLKNIYILTHVDALAREKWSKVQFKVEVDDDQSFFNCECGIFEHSGMVCCHSLKVMIELKLSKIPDKHILKRWTRDARDILPEHLVRYQKDRGPHGFDTYRHNAMYMKALECVRLGDSNVKCYDVFMAMMKEVYTTLLPLSHDKDGMGLEEREALEQRAKDGTHGEKNADACINIVDGNALSNCSWIAPAKEMGQPGRPTTSRDKAPYEDKMKRSRFCAICRVKGHKSTTCPERGDIPKAPRKMPKCGKCGVLRHRRNSCGKRAEPFVPNFL encoded by the exons gtcatatcggtgtaaagcgcatgaagaaactccatactgatggacttttggaaccacttgattatgaatcacttggtacttgcgaaccgtgcctcatgggcaagatgactaaaacgccgttctccggtactatggagagagcaacagatttgttgaaaatcatacatacagatgtatgtggtccaatgaatgttgaagctcgtggtg GGGTAAGGATCAGAAAGGCCCCCGCTGAGCGCGAGCTCAACCCGAACCGGAAAAGTGCCCTTGAATTGTCCATGAGGGCTTTCATATTGAAAAGAGATGGCAATGTTGTCAACCCAGCTGTCAGGAGCTCTTTTGATTCATTGGGTGAAGCCTATCAATTCTACAATTTATATTCGTGGGAGCTTGGATTTGGTATAAGGTATTCGAAAAGCAGGCTAAATGTGGAGCGGGTGAAGTGCATGCAGGAGATAGTCTGTGGATGTGCG GGTAAACCGGAGAGGGAGAATACAAGATCAACACGGTGCGGTTGTGCTGCCCGGATCAGGCTGCTTCGGTCGGACGACAATGGATGGTATATTTCAGAGCACCGGGCGGCACACAACCACTCTTTGTCAAGCACTTGTGGTGAGAAGATGCATTGGCCGTCACACAGGCTCATTGACCGGTATACTAAGGATCTTGTTAGGCAGCTTAGAGAGAACAATGTCAGTCTTGGAAAGGTTTTTAGTATAGTTGGTAGTTTTTTTCGAACAGTTGATAATGTGCCATTTACAAAACGGTCACTGAAGACGCTGTGTTGCAAGTTGAACAAGGAGCAGTCTGATTCAGATGCCCGGAAAACAATGGACATACTTGCGGAGATGAAGGCAAAGGATCCAGAATTCAACTATACTGTCCAGGTTGATGACGAGA ACCAGGCGCGGTCAATGGAATTGGCTATAGAAACAGAGATGCCCAATACAACGCATAGGTGGTGTAAATGGCATGTGCTGAAGAAAGCAAAGGAATCAATGGGGGTTTTGTGGAGCAAGAAAACTGATTTCAAAAGTGAATTTCATAAGCTGGTTCATCACATGGTCACGGAGCAAGAGTTCGAGGATGGATGGTCTGCGATGCTTGATAAATATTCACTGAGAA TTTTGTGTTTTGATATGTTTCAGAGTGGGGTTTTGTTGCGAGTAAATCTTCCAATTGAGAGGCATGCTAGCAAGATATACACAAGGGCAATGTTTGAGCAATTTGGAGATGCTTTGTACAAGGCAGGGGTCTATGAACTGGATGTTGTTGTCCTGAAAAATATATACATTCTTACTCACGTTgatgctctggcaagagagaaaTGGAGCAAAGTACAGTTCAAGGTTGAAGTCGATGATGATCAGAGTTTCTTTAATTGCGAATGTGGGATTTTTGAGCACTCTGGAATGGTTTGCTGTCATTCGTTGAAG GTTATGATTGAGCTCAAATTGAGCAAGATCCCAGATAAGCACATACTAAAACGCTGGACTAGGGATGCCCGCGATATATTGCCGGAGCACCTTGTTCGATACCAGAAGGACAGAGGGCCGCATGGTTTTGATACTTACAGGCACAACGCCATGTACATGAAGGCGCTTGAATGTGTTAGGCTGGGCGATAGTAATGTGAAGTGCTATGATGTTTTCATGGCCATGATGAAGGAGGTTTACACAACTCTTCTCCCCCTAAGCCATGACAAGGATGGTATGGGACTCGAAGAGCGTGAGGCTTTGGAGCAGAGAGCCAAAGATGGTACCCATGGTGAAAAAAATGCTGATGCATGTATTAATATTGTTGACGGGAATGCATTGTCAAACTGTTCTTGGATTGCTCCTGCAAAAGAGATGGGCCAGCCGGGGAGGCCAACCACTAGCAGAGACAAGGCTCCGTATGAAGATAAAATGAAGAGGTCAAGGTTTTGTGCGATATGCCGGGTGAAGGGGCACAAGAGCACGACATGTCCAGAAAGGGGAGATATTCCGAAAGCTCCAAGGAAGATGCCTAAGTGTGGGAAATGTGGAGTGCTCAGACATCGTCGAAACTCTTGCGGAAAGCGGGCAGAACCCTTTGTGCCTAATTTCCTGTAG